From Fundulus heteroclitus isolate FHET01 chromosome 14, MU-UCD_Fhet_4.1, whole genome shotgun sequence, the proteins below share one genomic window:
- the kdm6ba gene encoding lysine-specific demethylase 6B isoform X3, which produces MNQQQLLPHLPPGALAGLNHHSKYLSNGPIRGGEKLDLPPAMFPGMHREQQRPPPQHLHHPPPPPPPHRVWDQQYDSHHPPHGHPALSLPGDHTMRLFNGYAGSGAHLLNPHLPPNRPNPLLKDPRGPPLLGDEMRAQVHQQRGYPGRMPGGQLKRPGAPLGEHSVIQHTPPAPLHVPPHPAAEDNPGPSKRRKSLDQGPNSGMQHFSGQLASPSQQQTATHHHHHHPAKPAFWNPIHKDNGVLWQPQTSDRKHPQEHQESNKQGICSYTSKTSPNLSPSPPNSSPGGYNQGCAPQLQKDVLQPQATNHHSPHPSYPHPGPKLELSPSCQGADARGLHGQRSPLCGGHAPPTPTRGDKDHRVRAQSSPANAPATSTKNGSSGSSVPYSHFQPHPGLRHQDAPPPPPPASSTSVPQQQQSGPSEVWRYQSRPSSHSLESGVYTPPGLLPQPQQSHNQVVDGRLSGPPQHQRHVAAPAPPTSSTRTPVITTNIPASLSSCVSRYGRGADRAAVAHTSPLSTSPPTGCSTNNRTGQNGWRGAMDPRDSSSPTSQTGSVLQPGCPRSQAQQHDLPRHQHQESTRSQPTKGKMPYYALEQASPPFSSPPLFSLGHHRAEESVITRRDSNPLPNSPTTYCPASLPSANASPRESRPNQQQSSSSTRVFSMPRSSSVVPQSIGDVLDKLDAELEGHMQAEERRRRDREEQERKKEELKQKRELEMRQKLEQERQRRQEEERKRREMEELELERKRRERERQEEERKNLERENRERERKRKELERQEEERKRREAERLERKKREIEKAKEEKRKLEEEKKKEESLCGAKGKEQTAIENLERLLSGTGPAVPPPPPLSAPTPPSAAPPAASQASPPYPWLSRGGVPPAPAAQAPSNPTERLRPPPLTPQTEYAREKQRQREMWSNGAAFNPQSTLNTSGPNQPAHPNKPPAMQAAPSQPKDQHHLPPIREPPKLYQAFSRDSLPLPPLSSGSSAARALGGKQLAQSGSDRESDSAQFEEEASEMATMLPDGLANIMAMLDESIQKEEEMCGAEKTGSAGLMRHFVPSADPIRSYLCAPDLIPATKHQPNREDLGSNPSPPVLSRQGSLASPCSRTSSLEEEDDYHKAARVPLATRATVDMESGVGNTNYRHSDLAKLYGLPEQTKSEADEESEEDSEAMSCSPPPQTPHLHQTGVNSRSETPSEKQKYTYRGGPFGRPPPSALVGVKYSSSLSLGPDICRQQQGGSPTSDSTSPPFSPAAPLRKSFPRSLLEDKKLKTEDSDVWTDEGETEERDEREAVRLVDAIKKEQELTTISESSLKELGKSCEVMLCRQSLDRADGRGKAEDRRQPEKEHRDKKRKHRHGSRKHDDKKERKKHRERRDDVSSSSSSGSGHKRHRDGKSHKEKKERRVLGDLNLQRRESEKDRAHGESDKRKRRDGAGSSGEQAEWTSRSGGETSSERRSGRDAGSSLGSKDLLKLKALSDGPPKELKIRLIKVESGDRETFIASEVEEKRIPLAEISIKNTAGEIIRSCKAARVKGKFKESYLLQAFSVKPIISSEEPIPREKLNPPTPSIYLESKRDAFSPVLLQFCTDPKNPVTVIRGLAGSLRLNLGLFSTKSLVEASAEQAVEVRTQVQQPADENWNASGTGQTWPCESSRSYTTIAKYAQYQASSFQESLQEEKGSDEEDEDEEKKPPVGADASKEGSKESNNGEQKPVGKIIKFGTNIDLSDPKRWKAQLQELQKLPAFMRVASSGNMLSHVGHTILGMNTVQLYMKVPGSRTPGHQENNNFCSVNINIGPGDCEWFSVHEDYWEAINDFCEKHGVDYLTGSWWPVLEDLYNANIPVYRFIQRPGDLVWINAGTVHWVQAVGWCNNIAWNVGPLNGYQYQLALERFEWNEVKKVKSIVPMIHVSWNVARTVKITDPDTYKMIKHCLLQSMKHIQILRDQLVAEGKKISYQSRVKDEPAYYCNECDVEVFDLLFVTCESSSRKTYVVHCEDCARQRSPNLNNVVVLEQYRMEELMSTYDSFVLASSSR; this is translated from the exons ATGAACCAACAGCAGCTACTTCCCCATCTACCTCCTGGAGCGCTGGCTGGATTAAACCATCACAGTAAATACTTAAGCAATGG GCCGATACGAGGAGGCGAAAAGCTCGATCTCCCGCCAGCAATGTTCCCAGGAATGCATCGGGAGCAGCAGAGGCCTCCCcctcaacatcttcatcatccccctcctcctcctcctcctcacagagTGTGGGATCAGCAGTACGACTCCCACCACCCGCCTCACGGCCATCCGGCGCTGTCCCTGCCCGGCGACCACACCATGCGCCTCTTTAATGGCTACGCCGGGAGCGGTGCACATCTGCTCAACCCACATCTTCCTCCTAACCGACCAAACCCACTGCTGAAG GATCCCCGGGGTCCACCACTGCTGGGAGACGAGATGCGGGCTCAGGTGCACCAG CAGAGAGGCTACCCAGGGAGGATGCCGGGGGGTCAGCTGAAGAGACCGGGTGCTCCTCTGGGGGAGCACTCCGTCATCCAGCACACCCCTCCAGCGCCACTGCACGTACCCCCACATCCGGCAGCCGAGGACAATCCCGGTCCCAGCAAGAGGAGAAAGAGTTTGGATCAG GGACCCAACTCTGGGATGCAGCATTTTTCAGGCCAGTTGGCGTCGCCGTCTCAGCAGCAGACGGCAactcaccaccaccaccaccaccccgcAAAGCCTGCTTTCTGGAACCCCATTCACAAGGACAACGGCGTCCTCTGGCAGCCCCAGACGTCCGACAGGAAACATCCACAGGAGCATCAG GAAAGTAATAAACAAGGGATATGCAGCTACACCTCAAAGACCTCTCCCAACCTCTCGCCCTCTCCACCAAACTCTTCTCCGGGAGGCTACAACCAGGGATGCGCTCCTCAGCTCCAGAAAGACGTGCTACAACCTCAGGCTACGAACCACCACTCCCCTCATCCCTCCTACCCACACCCCGGCCCCAAACTGGAGCTCAGCCCCTCCTGCCAGGGCGCGGACGCCCGTGGTCTCCACGGCCAGAGGAGCCCGCTCTGCGGGGGCCACGCGCCGCCGACTCCCACCAGGGGAGACAAAGACCATCGGGTAAGGGCTCAGTCGTCACCAGCAAACGCTCCTGCAACCAGCACCAAAAacggcagcagcggcagcagtgTGCCTTACAGCCACTTCCAGCCTCACCCGGGGCTGCGGCACCAGGACGCTCCTCCACCCCCTCCTCCAGCCAGCAGCACCTCAGTACCTCAGCAGCAGCAAAGTGGTCCCAGTGAGGTTTGGAGATACCAGAGCAGGCCCAGCAGTCATTCCCTG gaGTCGGGGGTCTACACGCCTCCAGGTCTGCTACCTCAGCCCCAGCAGAGCCACAATCAGGTTGTAGACGGTCGACTTTCAGGTCCCCCCCAGCACCAGCGCCACGTCGCCGCCCCCGCGCCCCCCACCAGCTCCACCCGCACGCCCGTCATCACAACCAACATCCCCGCGTCCCTGTCGTCCTGCGTCAGCCGCTACGGCAGAGGCGCCGACAGGGCCGCCGTGGCCCACACCTCGCCGCTGTCTACGTCGCCCCCCACTGGTTGCTCTACGAACAACCGCACAGGTCAGAACGGCTGGAGGGGAGCGATGGATCCGAGGGACTCCAGCAGCCCCACGTCTCAGACGGGCTCTGTGCTGCAGCCGGGGTGTCCGAGGAGCCAGGCTCAGCAACACGACCTGCCTAGACATCAGCACCAGGAGTCCACAAGATCCCAGCCCACCAAGGGGAAGATGCCGTACTATGCCCTGGAGCAAGCTTCGCCTCCATTTTCCTCACCGCCTTTGTTCTCCCTGGGCCACCACAGGGCAGAGGAAAGTGTCATCACAAGGCGAGACTCCAACCCTCTTCCCAACTCCCCCACCACGTACTGCCCAGCTTCCCTCCCCTCCGCCAACGCTTCGCCTCGAGAGTCCAGACCGAATCAGCAGCAGAGCTCCTCGTCGACACGGGTTTTCTCCATGCCGCGCTCCTCCAGCGTCGTCCCTCAGTCGATCGGGGACGTCCTGGACAAGCTGGACGCAGAGCTGGAGGGGCACATGCAAGCCGAGGAGCGGCGGAGGAGAGACCGAGAAgagcaggagaggaaaaaagaagagcTGAAACAAAAGAGGGAGCTGGAGATGAGACaaaagctggagcaggagaggcagaggaggcaggaggaggaacgGAAGAGGAGAGAGATGGAAGAACTGGAGCTGGAGAGGAAGAGGCGGGAACGGGagaggcaggaggaggaaaggaagaaTCTGGAGCGGGAAAACCGAGAGCGGGAGAGGAAAAGGAAGGAGTTGgagaggcaggaggaggagagaaagaggagagaagctgagcGGCTGgagagaaagaagagagaaatCGAGAAGGCCAAGGAGGAGAAGAGAAAACttgaggaggagaagaagaaggaggaaagTCTCTGCGGCGCTAAAGGAAAAGAGCAGACTGCCATCGAAAACCTGGAAAGGCTCCTCTCGGGAACCGGCCCCGCAgtccccccacctccccccctCTCTGCTCCCACGCCTCCCTCAGCGGCTCCGCCTGCCGCCTCCCAGGCGTCTCCTCCGTACCCATGGCTGAGTCGCGGGGGCGTACCGCCCGCTCCCGCCGCCCAGGCCCCCAGCAACCCCACCGAGAGGCTCCGCCCCCCTCCGCTCACCCCGCAGACCGAGTACGCCAGAGAGAAGCAGCGCCAACGGGAGATGTGGAGCAACGGCGCCGCGTTTAACCCCCAATCAACGCTCAATACCTCAGGGCCCAACCAGCCCGCCCATCCCAACAAGCCCCCGGCAATGCAGGCGGCACCCAGCCAACCCAAAGACCAGCACCACCTCCCGCCAATCAGGGAGCCCCCCAAACTCTACCAGGCGTTTTCCAGAGACAGCCTCCCCCTGCCGCCTTTATCCTCCGGCTCCAGCGCCGCCAGGGCGCTCGGCGGGAAGCAGTTGGCCCAAAGCGGCTCGGACAGGGAGTCGGACAGCGCTCAGTTTGAGGAGGAGGCCTCGGAAATGGCCACCATGCTCCCCGACGGTCTGGCCAACATCATGGCCATGCTGGACGAGTCCATCCAGAAGGAGGAGGAAATGTGCGGCGCCGAAAAGACGGGCTCCGCGGGTCTCATGCGCCACTTCGTCCCGAGCGCCGACCCCATCCGGAGCTACCTGTGCGCCCCGGACCTGATCCCCGCCACGAAGCATCAGCCCAACCGCGAGGATTTGGGATCGAATCCGAGCCCGCCGGTGCTGAGCCGGCAGGGCTCTCTGGCCTCCCCGTGCAGCCGGACCTCCTccctggaggaggaggacgactACCACAAGGCTGCGCGCGTCCCCCTCGCCACCAGGGCGACCGTGGACATGGAGAGCGGCGTGGGCAACACGAACTACAGACACAGCGACCTGGCGAAGCTCTACGGCCTCCCGGAGCAGACCAAGAGCGAGGCTGACGAAGAATCCGAAGAGGATTCTGAGGCCATGTCGTGCTCCCCGCCGCCCCAGACGCCCCACCTCCACCAGACGGGGGTGAACAGCAGGTCTGAAACGCCGTCGGAGAAGCAGAAGTACACCTATCGGGGCGGGCCTTTCGGGAGACCGCCACCGTCGGCTTTGGTGGGCGTCAAGTACTCGTCGTCGTTGTCGCTGGGGCCCGACATCTGCCGCCAGCAGCAAGGCGGCTCTCCCACGTCGGACTCCACGAGCCCGCCGTTCAGTCCTGCCGCCCCGCTCCGGAAATCCTTCCCCCGTTcgctgctggaggacaagaaGCTAAAAACGGAGGACAGCGACGTGTGGACGGACGAGGGGGAGACGGAGGAAAGAGACGAGAGGGAAGCCGTCAGGCTCGTCGACGCCATAAAGAAGGAGCAGGAGCTGACGACCATCTCCGAGTCGTCCCTGAAGGAGCTGGGCAAGAGCTGCGAGGTCATGCTGTGCCGACAGTCGCTGGACAGAGCCGACGGACGCGGCAAGGCCGAGGACCGACGGCAGCCTGAGAAGGAGCACAGAGACAAGAAACGGAAGCACCGCCACGGCAGCAGGAAGCACGACGACAAGAAGGAGCGCAAGAAGCACcgagagaggagagacgacgtctcctcctcctcctcgtccggCTCCGGCCACAAGCGCCACCGGGACGGAAAGAGCCACAAGGAGAAAAAGGAGCGCCGAGTTCTGGGCGATCTCAACCTCCAGAGGCGGGAGTCTGAGAAGGACAGGGCTCATGGCGAGTCAGACAAAAGGAAGCGGAGGGACGGCGCCGGCTCCTCCGGCGAGCAAGCGGAGTGGACCTCGCGCTCCGGGGGGGAGACCTCCTCCGAGCGCAGGAGCGGCCGGGATGCCGGCTCGTCGCTGGGCTCCAAAGACCTGCTGAAGCTGAAGGCGCTGTCGGACGGGCCGCCCAAGGAGCTGAAGATTCGCCTCATCAAGGTGGAGAGCGGCGACCGGGAGACCTTCATCGCCTCGGAGGTGGAGGAGAAGAGGATCCCTCTGGCCGAGATCAGCATCAAGAACACCGCGGGCGAAATCATCCGCTCCTGCAA GGCGGCTCGCGTCAAGGGGAAATTCAAGGAGTCGTATCTGCTGCAAGCTTTCTCTGTCAAACCCATTATCAGCTCAGAGGAACCCATTCCCAGGGAGAAGCTCAACCCTCCGACCCCGAGCATCTAT ctGGAGAGCAAGAGGGACGCCTTCTCGCcggtcctgctgcagttctgcaCAGACCCGAAGAACCCGGTTACGGTGATCAGGGGACTGGCTGGATCCCTTCGACTCA ACCTGGGACTCTTCTCCACCAAGTCTCTGGTGGAGGCGAGCGCCGAGCAGGCGGTCGAGGTGAGGACTCAGGTGCAGCAGCCCGCGGACGAGAACTGGAACGCCAGCGGCACGGGTCAGACGTGGCCCTGCGAGAGCAGCCGCTCCTACACCACCATCGCCAAGTACGCTCAGTACCAGGCCTCCAGCTTCCAGGAGAGCCTGCAGGAGGAGAAGGGCAGCGACGAGGAGGACGAGGACGAGGAGAAGAAGCCCCCCGTGGGCGCTGATGCCAGCAAGGAGGGCTCTAAAGAGAGCAACAA tgGAGAGCAGAAACCGGTTGGGAAGATCATCAAATTCGGCACAAACATCGACCTCTCTGATCCCAAGAG GTGGAAGGCCCAGcttcaggagctgcagaagcTTCCGGCGTTCATGCGGGTAGCGTCCAGCGGGAACATGCTGAGCCACGTCGGACACACCATCTTAGGCATGAACACCGTCCAGCTCTACATGAAGGTCCCCGGGAGCCGGACGCCTG GCCACCaggaaaacaacaacttttgCTCGGTTAACATCAACATTGGCCCCGGGGACTGCGAGTGGTTCTCTGTGCACGAAGACTACTGGGAGGCGATCAACGACTTCTGCGAAAA GCACGGAGTAGACTACTTGACGGGGTCCTGGTGGCCGGTGCTGGAGGACCTCTACAACGCCAACATCCCCGTTTATCGCTTCATCCAGCGGCCCGGCGACCTGGTGTGGATCAACGCCGGCACCGTCCACTGGGTGCAGGCCGTGGGGTGGTGCAACAACATAGCCTGGAACGTGGGACCTTTGAACG GCTACCAGTACCAGCTGGCTCTGGAGAGGTTCGAGTGGAACgaagtgaagaaggtcaagtcCATCGTTCCCATGATTCACGTTTCCTGGAACGTGGCCCGCACCGTCAAGATCACCGATCCCGACACCTACAAGATGATCAA ACACTGCCTGCTGCAGTCCATGAAACACATTCAGATCCTACGGGACCAACTGGTAGCTGAGGGGAAGAAGATCTCGTATCAGAGTCGGGTTAAAGACGAGCCGGCCTACTACTGCAATGAGTGTGAC GTGGAGGTGTTCGACCTGCTGTTTGTGACGTgcgagagcagcagcaggaagacgTACGTGGTGCACTGCGAGGACTGCGCCCGGCAGCGCAGCCCCAACCTGAACAACGTGGTGGTGCTGGAGCAGTACCGCATGGAGGAGCTCATGAGCACCTACGACTCCTTCGTCCTG GCCTCGTCTTCGCGGTGA